In Melanotaenia boesemani isolate fMelBoe1 chromosome 16, fMelBoe1.pri, whole genome shotgun sequence, the following proteins share a genomic window:
- the zgc:123010 gene encoding stress-induced-phosphoprotein 1 isoform X2, with the protein MVALMKFTRDICRLLGLGSGPAVQQQEEQMDCGAANPDPSHDAPLSQEALNEEEDLSEDEKVRQKAERRRAKRKRRRKRKKQEQIKQNDSVEQEDEEEDGGGESELDESESEADIIAEEEKQSAQKEEQKEAKPTASHKYDSTEVMAAAGIKGHQKTKARTTEEEPEWDVSSAFFANAASHIKPKGSRRKSKENKENEAKRETNGTDTMTKKSTSLTEKGIKLVQEGQYAQAVSMFTEAIKCDPKDYRFFGNRSYCYYCLEQYPLALADAERSILLAPEWPKGYFRKGSALMGMKRYSEAEKAMEQVLKLDKDCEEAVNDLFNCKVLQLMDLGFDEVQSVMLLEKFSTVQAALASCPDTARAGGQDTAIVQPGPCPSLWVGNVTTELTEKHLWDLFKMYGEIESIRVLHERFCAFVNFKNANMATRAMEKLNGYCIENTRLVVRYPDRRTQRVFPFPLKTCLPVTQQAGAAAGPRRRGPVNGDECYFWRTTGCHFGDKCRYKHIPDQKGKDRKPFQP; encoded by the exons GTCCTGCTGTTCAACAGCAGGAGGAGCAGATGGACTGTGGTGCTGCAAACCCTGACCCAAGTCATGATGCCCCTTTGTCACAG GAAGCATTAAATGAAGAGGAAGATTTGAGTGAGGATGAGAAGGTCAGACAGAAAGCTGAGCGACGGAGAGCCAAGAGGAAG CGCCGTCGAAAACGGAAGAAACAAGAGCAGATTAAGCAGAATGACAGTGTTGAACAG gaggatgaagaggaagatggaggtgGAGAGTCTGAACTGGATGAGAGTGAGTCAGAGGCAGATATCATtgctgaagaagagaaacaaagtGCACAAAAAGAGGAGCAAAAGGAAGCAAAGCCAACAGCTTCACACAAGTACGATTCCACTGAGGTCATGGCTGCTGCAGGAATCAAAGGACACCAGAAGACAAAAGCCAGGACCACTGAAGAG GAACCAGAGTGGGATGTGAGCAGTGCCTTCTTTGCTAATGCTGCTAGTCATATTAAACCCAAAGGATCAAGACGCAAGTCCAAAGAAAACAAGGAGAATGAGGCCAAGAGAGAG ACAAATGGAACTGACACCATGACTAAGAAAAGTACTTCACTGACAG AAAAAGGGATAAAGCTGGTGCAAGAGGGTCAGTATGCACAAGCAGTCAGCATGTTTACAGAAGCCATCAAATGTGATCCAAAGGATTACAG GTTCTTTGGGAATCGTTCTTATTGCTATTACTGCTTGGAGCAGTATCCTCTGGCCCTGGCAGATGCTGAGCGCTCCATTCTGCTGGCTCCGGAGTGGCCCAAAGGATACTTCCGCAAAGGCAGTGCTCTCATGGGCATGAAG CGGTACAGTGAGGCAGAAAAGGCTATGGAGCAGGTGCTGAAACTGGACAAAGACTGTGAGGAAGCCGTCAATGACCTCTTTAACTGCAAAGTGCTGCAGTTAAtg GATCTTGGTTTTGATGAGGTGCAAAGTGTCATGCTGCTGGAAAAATTTTCAACTGTGCAGGCTGCTCTGGCATCTTGTCCTGATACAGCTAGAG CTGGGGGCCAAGATACAGCAATTGTGCAACCAGG CCCTTGCCCATCTCTTTGGGTAGGAAATGTGACAACTGAGTTAACAGAGAAACACTTGTGggacctttttaaaat GTATGGTGAGATAGAGAGTATTCGTGTGCTGCATGAGCGATTCTGTGCCTTTGTCAACTTTAAGAATGCAAACATGGCAACCCGTGCCATGGAGAAACTAAAT GGTTATTGTATTGAGAACACACGCTTGGTGGTGCGCTATCCTGACCGTCGCACTCAGAGGGTCTTCCCCTTTCCACTTAAGACCTGTCTTCCTGTCACACAGCAGGCaggagctgctgctgg TCCTCGAAGACGTGGTCCAGTAAACGGAGACGAGTGTTACTTCTGGAGAACCACTGGCTGCCATTTTGGGGACAAATGTCGCTACAAACACATTCCTGATCAGAAGGGGAAGGACAGGAAACCATTTCAACCTTGA
- the zgc:123010 gene encoding stress-induced-phosphoprotein 1 isoform X3, which yields MVALMKFTRDICRLLGLGSGPAVQQQEEQMDCGAANPDPSHDAPLSQEALNEEEDLSEDEKVRQKAERRRAKRKRRRKRKKQEQIKQNDSVEQEDEEEDGGGESELDESESEADIIAEEEKQSAQKEEQKEAKPTASHKYDSTEVMAAAGIKGHQKTKARTTEEEPEWDVSSAFFANAASHIKPKGSRRKSKENKENEAKRETNGTDTMTKKSTSLTEKGIKLVQEGQYAQAVSMFTEAIKCDPKDYRFFGNRSYCYYCLEQYPLALADAERSILLAPEWPKGYFRKGSALMGMKRYSEAEKAMEQVLKLDKDCEEAVNDLFNCKVLQLMDLGFDEVQSVMLLEKFSTVQAALASCPDTARDTAIVQPGSPCPSLWVGNVTTELTEKHLWDLFKMYGEIESIRVLHERFCAFVNFKNANMATRAMEKLNGYCIENTRLVVRYPDRRTQRVFPFPLKTCLPVTQQAGAAAGPRRRGPVNGDECYFWRTTGCHFGDKCRYKHIPDQKGKDRKPFQP from the exons GTCCTGCTGTTCAACAGCAGGAGGAGCAGATGGACTGTGGTGCTGCAAACCCTGACCCAAGTCATGATGCCCCTTTGTCACAG GAAGCATTAAATGAAGAGGAAGATTTGAGTGAGGATGAGAAGGTCAGACAGAAAGCTGAGCGACGGAGAGCCAAGAGGAAG CGCCGTCGAAAACGGAAGAAACAAGAGCAGATTAAGCAGAATGACAGTGTTGAACAG gaggatgaagaggaagatggaggtgGAGAGTCTGAACTGGATGAGAGTGAGTCAGAGGCAGATATCATtgctgaagaagagaaacaaagtGCACAAAAAGAGGAGCAAAAGGAAGCAAAGCCAACAGCTTCACACAAGTACGATTCCACTGAGGTCATGGCTGCTGCAGGAATCAAAGGACACCAGAAGACAAAAGCCAGGACCACTGAAGAG GAACCAGAGTGGGATGTGAGCAGTGCCTTCTTTGCTAATGCTGCTAGTCATATTAAACCCAAAGGATCAAGACGCAAGTCCAAAGAAAACAAGGAGAATGAGGCCAAGAGAGAG ACAAATGGAACTGACACCATGACTAAGAAAAGTACTTCACTGACAG AAAAAGGGATAAAGCTGGTGCAAGAGGGTCAGTATGCACAAGCAGTCAGCATGTTTACAGAAGCCATCAAATGTGATCCAAAGGATTACAG GTTCTTTGGGAATCGTTCTTATTGCTATTACTGCTTGGAGCAGTATCCTCTGGCCCTGGCAGATGCTGAGCGCTCCATTCTGCTGGCTCCGGAGTGGCCCAAAGGATACTTCCGCAAAGGCAGTGCTCTCATGGGCATGAAG CGGTACAGTGAGGCAGAAAAGGCTATGGAGCAGGTGCTGAAACTGGACAAAGACTGTGAGGAAGCCGTCAATGACCTCTTTAACTGCAAAGTGCTGCAGTTAAtg GATCTTGGTTTTGATGAGGTGCAAAGTGTCATGCTGCTGGAAAAATTTTCAACTGTGCAGGCTGCTCTGGCATCTTGTCCTGATACAGCTAGAG ATACAGCAATTGTGCAACCAGG AAGCCCTTGCCCATCTCTTTGGGTAGGAAATGTGACAACTGAGTTAACAGAGAAACACTTGTGggacctttttaaaat GTATGGTGAGATAGAGAGTATTCGTGTGCTGCATGAGCGATTCTGTGCCTTTGTCAACTTTAAGAATGCAAACATGGCAACCCGTGCCATGGAGAAACTAAAT GGTTATTGTATTGAGAACACACGCTTGGTGGTGCGCTATCCTGACCGTCGCACTCAGAGGGTCTTCCCCTTTCCACTTAAGACCTGTCTTCCTGTCACACAGCAGGCaggagctgctgctgg TCCTCGAAGACGTGGTCCAGTAAACGGAGACGAGTGTTACTTCTGGAGAACCACTGGCTGCCATTTTGGGGACAAATGTCGCTACAAACACATTCCTGATCAGAAGGGGAAGGACAGGAAACCATTTCAACCTTGA
- the zgc:123010 gene encoding stress-induced-phosphoprotein 1 isoform X1: MVALMKFTRDICRLLGLGSGPAVQQQEEQMDCGAANPDPSHDAPLSQEALNEEEDLSEDEKVRQKAERRRAKRKRRRKRKKQEQIKQNDSVEQEDEEEDGGGESELDESESEADIIAEEEKQSAQKEEQKEAKPTASHKYDSTEVMAAAGIKGHQKTKARTTEEEPEWDVSSAFFANAASHIKPKGSRRKSKENKENEAKRETNGTDTMTKKSTSLTEKGIKLVQEGQYAQAVSMFTEAIKCDPKDYRFFGNRSYCYYCLEQYPLALADAERSILLAPEWPKGYFRKGSALMGMKRYSEAEKAMEQVLKLDKDCEEAVNDLFNCKVLQLMDLGFDEVQSVMLLEKFSTVQAALASCPDTARAGGQDTAIVQPGSPCPSLWVGNVTTELTEKHLWDLFKMYGEIESIRVLHERFCAFVNFKNANMATRAMEKLNGYCIENTRLVVRYPDRRTQRVFPFPLKTCLPVTQQAGAAAGPRRRGPVNGDECYFWRTTGCHFGDKCRYKHIPDQKGKDRKPFQP, from the exons GTCCTGCTGTTCAACAGCAGGAGGAGCAGATGGACTGTGGTGCTGCAAACCCTGACCCAAGTCATGATGCCCCTTTGTCACAG GAAGCATTAAATGAAGAGGAAGATTTGAGTGAGGATGAGAAGGTCAGACAGAAAGCTGAGCGACGGAGAGCCAAGAGGAAG CGCCGTCGAAAACGGAAGAAACAAGAGCAGATTAAGCAGAATGACAGTGTTGAACAG gaggatgaagaggaagatggaggtgGAGAGTCTGAACTGGATGAGAGTGAGTCAGAGGCAGATATCATtgctgaagaagagaaacaaagtGCACAAAAAGAGGAGCAAAAGGAAGCAAAGCCAACAGCTTCACACAAGTACGATTCCACTGAGGTCATGGCTGCTGCAGGAATCAAAGGACACCAGAAGACAAAAGCCAGGACCACTGAAGAG GAACCAGAGTGGGATGTGAGCAGTGCCTTCTTTGCTAATGCTGCTAGTCATATTAAACCCAAAGGATCAAGACGCAAGTCCAAAGAAAACAAGGAGAATGAGGCCAAGAGAGAG ACAAATGGAACTGACACCATGACTAAGAAAAGTACTTCACTGACAG AAAAAGGGATAAAGCTGGTGCAAGAGGGTCAGTATGCACAAGCAGTCAGCATGTTTACAGAAGCCATCAAATGTGATCCAAAGGATTACAG GTTCTTTGGGAATCGTTCTTATTGCTATTACTGCTTGGAGCAGTATCCTCTGGCCCTGGCAGATGCTGAGCGCTCCATTCTGCTGGCTCCGGAGTGGCCCAAAGGATACTTCCGCAAAGGCAGTGCTCTCATGGGCATGAAG CGGTACAGTGAGGCAGAAAAGGCTATGGAGCAGGTGCTGAAACTGGACAAAGACTGTGAGGAAGCCGTCAATGACCTCTTTAACTGCAAAGTGCTGCAGTTAAtg GATCTTGGTTTTGATGAGGTGCAAAGTGTCATGCTGCTGGAAAAATTTTCAACTGTGCAGGCTGCTCTGGCATCTTGTCCTGATACAGCTAGAG CTGGGGGCCAAGATACAGCAATTGTGCAACCAGG AAGCCCTTGCCCATCTCTTTGGGTAGGAAATGTGACAACTGAGTTAACAGAGAAACACTTGTGggacctttttaaaat GTATGGTGAGATAGAGAGTATTCGTGTGCTGCATGAGCGATTCTGTGCCTTTGTCAACTTTAAGAATGCAAACATGGCAACCCGTGCCATGGAGAAACTAAAT GGTTATTGTATTGAGAACACACGCTTGGTGGTGCGCTATCCTGACCGTCGCACTCAGAGGGTCTTCCCCTTTCCACTTAAGACCTGTCTTCCTGTCACACAGCAGGCaggagctgctgctgg TCCTCGAAGACGTGGTCCAGTAAACGGAGACGAGTGTTACTTCTGGAGAACCACTGGCTGCCATTTTGGGGACAAATGTCGCTACAAACACATTCCTGATCAGAAGGGGAAGGACAGGAAACCATTTCAACCTTGA
- the zgc:123010 gene encoding stress-induced-phosphoprotein 1 isoform X4 codes for MVALMKFTRDICRLLGLGSGPAVQQQEEQMDCGAANPDPSHDAPLSQEALNEEEDLSEDEKVRQKAERRRAKRKRRRKRKKQEQIKQNDSVEQEDEEEDGGGESELDESESEADIIAEEEKQSAQKEEQKEAKPTASHKYDSTEVMAAAGIKGHQKTKARTTEEEPEWDVSSAFFANAASHIKPKGSRRKSKENKENEAKRETNGTDTMTKKSTSLTEKGIKLVQEGQYAQAVSMFTEAIKCDPKDYRFFGNRSYCYYCLEQYPLALADAERSILLAPEWPKGYFRKGSALMGMKRYSEAEKAMEQVLKLDKDCEEAVNDLFNCKVLQLMDLGFDEVQSVMLLEKFSTVQAALASCPDTARDTAIVQPGPCPSLWVGNVTTELTEKHLWDLFKMYGEIESIRVLHERFCAFVNFKNANMATRAMEKLNGYCIENTRLVVRYPDRRTQRVFPFPLKTCLPVTQQAGAAAGPRRRGPVNGDECYFWRTTGCHFGDKCRYKHIPDQKGKDRKPFQP; via the exons GTCCTGCTGTTCAACAGCAGGAGGAGCAGATGGACTGTGGTGCTGCAAACCCTGACCCAAGTCATGATGCCCCTTTGTCACAG GAAGCATTAAATGAAGAGGAAGATTTGAGTGAGGATGAGAAGGTCAGACAGAAAGCTGAGCGACGGAGAGCCAAGAGGAAG CGCCGTCGAAAACGGAAGAAACAAGAGCAGATTAAGCAGAATGACAGTGTTGAACAG gaggatgaagaggaagatggaggtgGAGAGTCTGAACTGGATGAGAGTGAGTCAGAGGCAGATATCATtgctgaagaagagaaacaaagtGCACAAAAAGAGGAGCAAAAGGAAGCAAAGCCAACAGCTTCACACAAGTACGATTCCACTGAGGTCATGGCTGCTGCAGGAATCAAAGGACACCAGAAGACAAAAGCCAGGACCACTGAAGAG GAACCAGAGTGGGATGTGAGCAGTGCCTTCTTTGCTAATGCTGCTAGTCATATTAAACCCAAAGGATCAAGACGCAAGTCCAAAGAAAACAAGGAGAATGAGGCCAAGAGAGAG ACAAATGGAACTGACACCATGACTAAGAAAAGTACTTCACTGACAG AAAAAGGGATAAAGCTGGTGCAAGAGGGTCAGTATGCACAAGCAGTCAGCATGTTTACAGAAGCCATCAAATGTGATCCAAAGGATTACAG GTTCTTTGGGAATCGTTCTTATTGCTATTACTGCTTGGAGCAGTATCCTCTGGCCCTGGCAGATGCTGAGCGCTCCATTCTGCTGGCTCCGGAGTGGCCCAAAGGATACTTCCGCAAAGGCAGTGCTCTCATGGGCATGAAG CGGTACAGTGAGGCAGAAAAGGCTATGGAGCAGGTGCTGAAACTGGACAAAGACTGTGAGGAAGCCGTCAATGACCTCTTTAACTGCAAAGTGCTGCAGTTAAtg GATCTTGGTTTTGATGAGGTGCAAAGTGTCATGCTGCTGGAAAAATTTTCAACTGTGCAGGCTGCTCTGGCATCTTGTCCTGATACAGCTAGAG ATACAGCAATTGTGCAACCAGG CCCTTGCCCATCTCTTTGGGTAGGAAATGTGACAACTGAGTTAACAGAGAAACACTTGTGggacctttttaaaat GTATGGTGAGATAGAGAGTATTCGTGTGCTGCATGAGCGATTCTGTGCCTTTGTCAACTTTAAGAATGCAAACATGGCAACCCGTGCCATGGAGAAACTAAAT GGTTATTGTATTGAGAACACACGCTTGGTGGTGCGCTATCCTGACCGTCGCACTCAGAGGGTCTTCCCCTTTCCACTTAAGACCTGTCTTCCTGTCACACAGCAGGCaggagctgctgctgg TCCTCGAAGACGTGGTCCAGTAAACGGAGACGAGTGTTACTTCTGGAGAACCACTGGCTGCCATTTTGGGGACAAATGTCGCTACAAACACATTCCTGATCAGAAGGGGAAGGACAGGAAACCATTTCAACCTTGA